A single window of Pontiella agarivorans DNA harbors:
- a CDS encoding ABC transporter ATP-binding protein gives MSEHNRILIKCRNLTKHYKKGSRLVTPLEGLDLDVQQGEFLALMGPSGSGKTTLLNLMAGIDQPSEGLLEVCGEEIGKLSRSRLARWRAANVGYIFQLYHLVPVLTAFENVELPLLLSNMSRRERRERVEHTLALVGLDGRMHHFPKELSGGQEQRVAIARALVTSPDLLVADEPTGDLDREAADSVLQLLHQLVTEYGKTIVMVTHDPRAAERAHRLLHLEKGRLLETEAG, from the coding sequence ATGAGTGAACATAATCGTATTTTGATTAAGTGCCGGAATCTGACGAAGCACTATAAAAAGGGCAGCCGGCTGGTGACCCCGCTGGAAGGGCTCGATCTGGATGTGCAGCAGGGTGAGTTTCTGGCACTGATGGGCCCGTCGGGATCGGGCAAAACAACCCTGTTGAATCTGATGGCCGGCATTGACCAGCCGAGCGAGGGCCTGCTGGAGGTCTGCGGCGAAGAAATCGGTAAACTTTCGCGCAGCCGGCTGGCGCGCTGGCGGGCGGCGAACGTGGGGTATATTTTTCAGCTTTATCATTTAGTCCCGGTTCTGACGGCATTTGAAAATGTGGAGCTTCCGCTGCTGCTCAGCAATATGTCGCGTCGGGAACGGCGGGAGCGGGTGGAGCATACGCTCGCGCTGGTCGGACTCGACGGCCGTATGCACCATTTCCCGAAAGAGCTCTCCGGCGGTCAGGAGCAGCGTGTGGCGATTGCGCGGGCGCTGGTGACTTCGCCCGATCTGCTGGTGGCTGATGAACCGACCGGTGACCTCGATCGCGAGGCTGCGGATTCGGTATTGCAGCTGCTGCATCAGCTGGTGACAGAATATGGGAAAACGATTGTGATGGTCACCCACGACCCGCGTGCCGCCGAGCGTGCTCATCGTCTGCTGCATCTGGAAAAAGGGCGGCTGCTTGAAACGGAGGCCGGCTGA
- a CDS encoding ABC transporter permease yields MFVKLFRLLVLAGKQLIRHRVRTLLTLLGVASGMFLFTTVQTMQRSLDKSTRMTASDTTLVVYRENRFCPETSRLPEFYLDEIARIDGVREVIPVKIAVSNCGASLDVVTFRGVPADRLSGYAPEMNILEGSYEAWRNRDDGALVGKELAAKRGLKPGDAFEAAGVRVVVSGIVDSPLPQDNSVAYVHLPFIQQASKHGLGIVTQFNVRVNAGEDLEAVSDRIDERFRSETEPTATQPEKAFFAQTARELIDLISFTRWIGLGAVLAVLGLIGNAVLLVVRGRVKENAILQTIGFPGVAVAYMVVCEGALLGFGGSLLGVGLATLFLKLRGLSFGNEGQVMALLPDAQVLLTGMSLALILGMAASLVPAWTAMRRPIVESLRS; encoded by the coding sequence ATGTTTGTGAAGCTTTTTCGATTATTGGTGCTGGCGGGAAAACAGCTGATCCGGCACCGGGTGAGGACGTTGCTGACGTTGCTGGGTGTGGCGTCGGGGATGTTTCTGTTTACGACGGTGCAGACGATGCAGCGTTCGCTGGATAAATCGACCCGGATGACGGCGTCGGATACCACGCTGGTGGTTTACCGGGAAAACCGTTTCTGTCCGGAGACGAGCCGGCTGCCGGAATTTTATCTCGATGAAATTGCCCGGATTGACGGAGTGCGCGAGGTGATTCCCGTAAAGATTGCTGTGAGCAACTGCGGGGCGAGCCTGGATGTGGTGACGTTCCGAGGGGTGCCTGCGGACCGGCTTTCCGGTTATGCCCCTGAAATGAATATTCTTGAGGGGTCATATGAAGCCTGGCGGAATCGCGATGACGGAGCGCTGGTCGGTAAAGAGCTGGCGGCGAAGCGCGGGCTGAAACCCGGCGATGCCTTTGAGGCGGCCGGCGTGCGCGTGGTGGTTTCGGGTATTGTGGATTCGCCGCTGCCGCAGGATAACAGCGTGGCGTATGTGCATCTTCCGTTTATCCAGCAGGCGTCGAAGCACGGTCTCGGAATTGTGACGCAGTTCAATGTGCGCGTGAATGCAGGCGAGGATCTTGAAGCGGTTTCGGACCGGATCGATGAACGGTTCCGCAGCGAGACCGAGCCGACGGCAACCCAGCCGGAAAAGGCCTTTTTTGCGCAGACGGCGCGCGAACTGATTGATCTGATCAGCTTTACACGCTGGATCGGGCTGGGTGCGGTGCTGGCGGTGCTGGGACTGATCGGTAATGCGGTGCTGCTGGTGGTTCGCGGCCGTGTAAAGGAAAATGCCATTCTGCAGACCATTGGTTTTCCCGGAGTGGCCGTGGCCTACATGGTGGTTTGTGAAGGTGCGCTGCTTGGATTCGGAGGCAGTCTGCTGGGGGTTGGCCTGGCGACACTTTTCCTGAAACTGCGGGGGCTCTCCTTCGGGAATGAAGGTCAGGTAATGGCGCTGCTGCCGGATGCACAGGTGCTGCTCACTGGAATGAGTCTGGCATTGATTCTGGGTATGGCGGCTTCGCTGGTGCCGGCGTGGACGGCGATGCGCCGTCCGATTGTTGAAAGTCTGAGGAGCTGA
- a CDS encoding ABC transporter permease — translation MLPFGYAIRNLMRDPMRLLQAVLGSGLVVLMVMIAAAINNGMTGVLSASGSEENVILLGAGSEESVLRSEISERTAGIVESSITGLEETAGVRAVSPEIHQMIYISVNSKDRKQAFVRGVTPQALMVHQEVSVQEGRYLRPGQVLVGRLAWRRLGLPEDALQPGKEIRIEDSTMTIAGIFSAPGTVMESEIWMDINDLRSMSQREHLSCVVVRLGDGEFEDIDLFTKQRLDLELGALRESDYFAKIAAFYAPIRGMTWVTALLIATGALLGGLNTLYAAFAPRIREIATLQAIGYGRRAIMFSLIQESTIAALSGALLASFAAIGLLDGIAVSFSIGSFILRVSPSVAAAGLITGLGLGLIGAIPPGLRCLLPPLPSALRSAG, via the coding sequence ATGCTGCCGTTTGGATATGCAATACGGAATCTGATGCGCGATCCGATGCGCCTGCTGCAGGCGGTGCTCGGCAGTGGACTGGTGGTGCTGATGGTCATGATTGCCGCGGCAATCAATAATGGAATGACCGGAGTGCTGTCGGCGTCGGGATCCGAGGAAAATGTGATTCTGCTCGGAGCCGGTTCGGAAGAGAGTGTGCTGCGCAGTGAAATTTCGGAGCGCACTGCGGGAATCGTTGAATCGAGTATTACCGGATTGGAAGAGACGGCCGGCGTGCGTGCGGTTTCGCCGGAAATTCATCAGATGATCTATATTTCGGTAAATTCCAAGGATCGGAAACAGGCCTTTGTTCGCGGTGTGACCCCGCAGGCGCTGATGGTGCATCAGGAGGTCTCGGTGCAGGAGGGCCGCTATCTGCGTCCGGGGCAGGTGCTGGTCGGGCGGCTGGCCTGGCGCAGGCTGGGGCTTCCGGAGGACGCACTGCAACCGGGAAAGGAAATCCGCATAGAGGATTCGACGATGACGATTGCCGGCATTTTTTCCGCGCCGGGCACGGTGATGGAATCCGAAATCTGGATGGATATCAACGACCTGCGTTCGATGAGTCAGCGCGAGCATCTGAGCTGTGTGGTGGTACGGCTGGGTGACGGCGAATTTGAAGATATTGACCTGTTCACGAAACAGCGGCTGGATCTGGAGCTCGGAGCGTTGCGCGAGAGTGATTATTTCGCAAAAATCGCGGCGTTTTATGCGCCGATTCGTGGGATGACCTGGGTGACGGCCCTGCTGATTGCTACGGGAGCACTGCTCGGCGGGCTCAATACGCTCTATGCCGCATTTGCGCCGCGCATTCGGGAAATCGCCACCCTGCAGGCGATCGGCTATGGACGCCGGGCGATTATGTTTTCGCTGATTCAGGAATCCACGATTGCCGCATTGAGCGGGGCGCTGCTGGCTTCGTTTGCAGCGATCGGATTGCTGGACGGGATTGCGGTTTCGTTTTCGATCGGCAGTTTTATTCTGCGCGTTTCGCCATCGGTGGCGGCGGCGGGATTAATCACCGGTTTAGGGCTGGGACTGATCGGGGCCATACCGCCGGGGCTCCGGTGTCTGCTGCCGCCGCTGCCGAGTGCGCTGCGGTCAGCGGGATAG